The genomic window TTTCACGCAAAATTATAGGTTTTCTATTGAGACTATTCTCAATTTTAGATTGTCAAAAATGAGAAGTCAAACTAGTTTAGCGGCATGTTGCAGGAAACCAAGAAAAGAGTCATCAGTTTTATGGAGTCCAAGGGTCTGCGTGTGACCGGTCCCCGGTTGGCGATTGTTGAGGCTGCCTTTAATACAACAAAACACTTTACTGCGGAAGAGCTCCTCGACATGGCGCGCGTGCTCGATAAGAGCGCTTCCCGCGCGACCGTTTACCGTACATTACCGATATTGGTGGAGAGTGGTCTCCTCCGTGAGATGGATTTTGGAAAGAACTGCAAATACTACGATCCGAACTATGCGGAGCATCCAAATCACAACCACATTATTTGTCAGGATTGTGAAAAGATTTTCGAATTTGACGAGGATAAGATTGAAGAAATCGAGGAGGAAGTCTCTCGGAAAATGGGCTTTAAACTCGAAGGCCAGAATCTCCAGCTCAGGGGAAGCTGCGAAAAGCTTAAGTCCATAGGTTCTTGCACCCATAAAGAGTAAAAGTTACTTTTAAAGGCTGTCTTGGTAGGTTTGGGGAGATTTGCCCGTGACCTTTTTAA from Verrucomicrobiota bacterium includes these protein-coding regions:
- a CDS encoding transcriptional repressor — its product is MESKGLRVTGPRLAIVEAAFNTTKHFTAEELLDMARVLDKSASRATVYRTLPILVESGLLREMDFGKNCKYYDPNYAEHPNHNHIICQDCEKIFEFDEDKIEEIEEEVSRKMGFKLEGQNLQLRGSCEKLKSIGSCTHKE